One window from the genome of Bacillus kexueae encodes:
- a CDS encoding DNA ligase D, protein MIPTLTLEVPINDEWFYEVKYDGFRAIFLITEDSIQMTSRNERDLTVQFPELISYVERNWEQFAPFTPLVLDGEIVALENEYKSDFDAVQRRGKLRSQEKIVDAVAHTPCSFVCFDLLTLNGNDMTSLSYGERRSLLVELFTNCHLPLKVCPHDGNRIHLIESTKDFDTCWKQVVIHEGEGILAKQRTSQYAKGSRTKQWLKMKNYRKAKFVIVSFDESNGYFHVAVHQQHDWITVGTFTHGLSSSERNALITIIKQNGKKNGALWEIPPSICIQLQFLSFSFGQLREPSFHSFSFESSIEECSLFQLLLSERWLHPDVSFTHLQKPLWKETAIQKEDYLQYLVKVAPRFLPFLQKRLLTVVRYPHGLYGEAFFQKNCPDYAPAFIQTVTHEGISYIHCNNFSTLMWLGNQLAIEFHIPFNPFDTEKPREIVFDLDPPNRAFFHLAIKAALELKACFDTFHVQAYPKLSGNKGIQLHIPLTKNKLTYDETRIFTSFFARYLVERFPDLFTTERLKKNRGDRLYVDYIQHAEGKTIIAPYSVRGTEEGTVAAPLYWEEINDSLRPETMTMEAVMKRMEAAPCPMQTFFQNGQDDVVHEIIEHIKKIE, encoded by the coding sequence ATGATTCCAACATTGACATTGGAAGTTCCAATTAACGATGAGTGGTTCTATGAAGTGAAATACGATGGCTTTCGGGCCATCTTTTTGATAACCGAGGACTCCATTCAAATGACAAGTCGCAATGAGCGCGACTTAACCGTCCAATTTCCAGAGCTCATCTCGTATGTAGAACGAAACTGGGAGCAGTTTGCTCCTTTTACCCCTCTTGTTCTCGATGGTGAAATTGTCGCCCTTGAAAATGAATACAAATCGGACTTCGATGCCGTTCAAAGAAGAGGGAAGCTCCGTTCTCAAGAAAAAATAGTCGATGCTGTAGCTCATACCCCTTGTTCATTCGTCTGCTTTGACTTGTTAACCTTAAATGGAAACGACATGACATCCCTTTCGTACGGGGAGCGACGAAGCCTTCTCGTAGAACTATTTACTAATTGTCATCTCCCTTTAAAGGTATGTCCCCATGATGGAAATCGTATACACCTCATTGAATCGACGAAAGACTTTGATACATGTTGGAAGCAGGTCGTCATTCATGAAGGAGAAGGGATTTTGGCGAAACAACGAACGAGCCAATACGCTAAAGGAAGCCGAACGAAGCAATGGCTCAAAATGAAAAATTATCGAAAAGCGAAGTTTGTGATTGTTTCATTCGATGAGTCGAATGGATACTTTCACGTAGCTGTTCATCAACAACACGATTGGATTACCGTTGGAACATTCACACATGGACTTTCATCATCCGAACGCAATGCACTTATCACCATTATAAAACAAAACGGCAAAAAAAATGGTGCTTTATGGGAAATACCTCCGTCCATTTGTATTCAACTCCAATTTTTATCTTTTTCTTTTGGACAGTTGCGTGAGCCGTCTTTCCATTCCTTTTCGTTTGAATCATCGATTGAGGAATGCTCACTTTTTCAACTTTTACTTTCGGAAAGATGGCTTCATCCTGACGTTAGCTTTACGCATTTACAAAAACCACTTTGGAAGGAAACAGCCATTCAAAAGGAGGATTACTTACAATACCTTGTGAAGGTCGCACCGCGGTTTTTACCCTTTTTACAAAAGCGCCTCTTAACGGTCGTCCGCTATCCGCACGGTCTATATGGGGAGGCATTTTTTCAAAAAAACTGTCCAGACTATGCACCTGCATTTATTCAAACGGTGACGCACGAGGGAATTTCCTATATTCATTGCAACAATTTCTCCACGTTGATGTGGTTAGGAAATCAGCTCGCAATCGAGTTTCACATTCCGTTCAATCCATTTGACACCGAAAAGCCACGTGAAATTGTCTTTGATTTAGACCCACCTAATCGAGCATTTTTTCATTTAGCCATCAAAGCTGCACTTGAATTAAAGGCGTGCTTCGATACGTTTCACGTTCAAGCGTATCCAAAGCTTTCCGGGAATAAAGGCATTCAACTTCACATCCCATTAACTAAAAATAAGCTTACCTATGACGAAACGAGAATTTTCACGTCCTTTTTCGCTCGGTATTTAGTTGAACGCTTCCCCGATCTTTTTACGACGGAACGACTTAAGAAAAATCGTGGTGACCGCCTGTATGTAGACTATATTCAACATGCTGAAGGGAAAACAATCATCGCCCCTTATTCTGTTCGTGGAACTGAAGAAGGCACCGTTGCCGCTCCCCTTTACTGGGAGGAAATAAACGATTCCTTACGACCAGAGACGATGACCATGGAAGCCGTAATGAAGCGAATGGAAGCTGCCCCTTGTCCGATGCAAACATTTTTTCAAAACGGCCAAGACGACGTCGTACATGAAATCATTGAACATATTAAGAAGATCGAATGA